The following are encoded in a window of Halosolutus halophilus genomic DNA:
- a CDS encoding ArsR/SmtB family transcription factor — protein MSEERDISGILEILEDDYARAILEATRRKQMSAKELSEECDMSVSTVSRRVNTLLEYDLLIERTHVDPDGHHYSEYEAQLDRVEVQLLESGFDVHIELREDAPDRFARLWNTMRNE, from the coding sequence GTGAGTGAAGAGCGGGACATCTCGGGGATCCTCGAAATCCTGGAAGACGACTACGCACGCGCGATCCTCGAGGCGACTCGCCGAAAACAGATGTCTGCTAAGGAACTCAGCGAAGAGTGTGACATGTCAGTCTCGACAGTTTCCAGACGGGTCAATACGTTGCTAGAGTACGACTTGCTCATCGAGCGAACACACGTTGATCCCGACGGTCACCACTACAGCGAATACGAGGCCCAGCTCGACCGTGTTGAGGTACAGCTCCTCGAATCGGGATTCGACGTCCATATCGAACTCCGTGAAGACGCTCCCGACAGATTCGCTCGGTTGTGGAACACAATGAGGAACGAATAA
- a CDS encoding DUF7521 family protein, which yields MVDTTTAILLVVRTLVLVLGILITYYSFEAYRRTGTYYMRNAAIGFGIITLGVFIEGVLFEFGGLDLALVHIIESVAIGLGFIVLLISLRR from the coding sequence ATGGTGGATACGACAACAGCAATTCTCCTGGTCGTCCGCACGCTCGTACTTGTACTCGGTATCCTGATCACGTATTACAGTTTCGAGGCATATCGACGAACGGGTACGTACTATATGCGAAACGCTGCAATTGGCTTTGGAATCATCACTCTCGGTGTGTTCATCGAAGGAGTACTGTTTGAGTTCGGAGGGCTCGATCTCGCTCTTGTCCACATCATCGAATCGGTCGCCATCGGTCTCGGATTCATTGTCCTTCTCATCTCGCTTCGCCGGTAG
- a CDS encoding universal stress protein produces the protein MYTEILIPTDGSDNVEPAIQYGLDLARRYDATVHALHVVDSSPIERKLELTALEIDLETLPDTWYDAGDAATQQIATRAAEHGLDAATEVRRGIPAHEIASYITDNEIDLVCMGTRGHTGLDRFLLGSVTTRIVRTTDIPVLSVKSKTVAATSESELRGGFENILAPTDGSKPAREAVTHALELARTYDATLHALYVVDRVAYASRPGWTWDELQQVLEQNGDTVVEDVQSRAAADGVSVAAEITHGVPHQAIGEYCDQHGIDLIVMGTHGRSGISRRLIGSVTERVLRNSDEPVLTIRGV, from the coding sequence ATGTACACCGAGATCCTCATTCCAACCGATGGCAGCGATAACGTCGAGCCCGCAATCCAGTACGGACTTGACCTCGCTCGCCGATACGACGCAACCGTCCACGCTCTCCACGTCGTTGACAGTTCACCGATCGAACGGAAGCTGGAACTGACCGCGCTGGAAATCGACCTGGAGACGCTCCCGGACACGTGGTATGACGCTGGTGATGCCGCCACCCAGCAGATCGCAACTCGAGCCGCAGAACACGGCCTCGATGCGGCAACTGAGGTTCGTCGTGGTATCCCAGCGCACGAGATTGCGTCCTACATCACCGATAATGAGATCGACCTCGTGTGTATGGGAACCCGGGGACATACTGGTCTTGACCGCTTCCTGCTCGGAAGTGTAACGACCCGAATCGTCCGCACTACCGACATTCCTGTCCTCAGCGTCAAATCGAAGACGGTGGCGGCGACGTCGGAATCCGAACTGCGGGGGGGCTTCGAGAATATCCTCGCTCCAACGGACGGGAGTAAACCCGCACGGGAGGCCGTCACTCATGCTCTTGAACTGGCTCGAACATACGATGCGACACTTCATGCCCTCTACGTTGTCGATAGAGTTGCCTACGCGTCTCGTCCGGGATGGACATGGGACGAACTGCAGCAAGTACTGGAGCAAAACGGGGATACTGTCGTAGAAGATGTCCAATCCCGGGCAGCTGCCGACGGTGTTTCAGTCGCTGCTGAGATCACCCACGGCGTTCCTCATCAGGCAATAGGGGAGTACTGCGATCAACACGGAATCGACCTCATCGTGATGGGAACACACGGACGGTCCGGCATTTCACGACGGCTCATCGGAAGTGTGACCGAACGGGTTCTCCGGAACTCGGATGAGCCAGTTTTGACCATTCGAGGAGTGTAG
- a CDS encoding DUF7521 family protein, whose amino-acid sequence MHIGLIIAKLVTMALGFIIAFQAYRGYRRSNSQSMLYLAVGFAIISFGAIIEGILFDVVGLTFQNAGTVATAIVAIGMLTILYALYGRDSKKLED is encoded by the coding sequence ATGCACATCGGTCTCATCATCGCAAAGCTCGTTACAATGGCTCTCGGGTTCATTATCGCATTCCAAGCCTATCGCGGTTATCGACGTAGCAACAGTCAATCGATGTTGTACCTCGCGGTCGGCTTCGCCATCATCAGCTTCGGTGCGATCATCGAGGGAATCTTGTTCGACGTGGTTGGCCTGACGTTCCAAAATGCAGGAACGGTGGCAACGGCCATCGTCGCGATTGGTATGCTCACGATCCTGTACGCTCTGTACGGACGCGACTCGAAGAAATTGGAGGACTAA
- a CDS encoding twin-arginine translocation signal domain-containing protein, whose protein sequence is MASDDSTATQLPSDSESDVIGRIEDEILSRRGFLVGLATGGVGGAGAVLGLTRSDEGFQSLATLAGGATLPAMVQYYLPAVDSSGEGLILPVKFAFSEGDGELFVDVGDVEVRHDLQLALREATETATRLTGRSLAGTSIRVTFDPPDSEVLALGGKSWEAGLTVALVASLRRQSPPRTTLITGIVNNEGVLLPVGKIEAKARAARAFGAAKLIVSEGSSSDVTVQGIRVVEVASIRDALDRLL, encoded by the coding sequence ATGGCTTCCGACGACTCTACCGCGACCCAGCTCCCTTCCGATTCGGAAAGCGATGTCATTGGTCGGATCGAAGACGAGATTCTGTCACGGCGCGGATTCCTTGTCGGACTCGCCACCGGTGGTGTCGGAGGTGCTGGAGCAGTTCTCGGTCTCACACGCTCCGACGAGGGGTTTCAATCGCTAGCGACGCTTGCCGGTGGGGCGACGCTTCCCGCCATGGTACAGTATTATCTTCCAGCAGTCGATTCGTCTGGCGAGGGCCTCATACTCCCGGTCAAGTTTGCGTTTTCGGAGGGTGATGGTGAGTTGTTTGTCGATGTGGGCGACGTTGAGGTCCGTCACGATTTACAGCTCGCACTCCGGGAGGCGACGGAGACGGCGACGCGTCTCACTGGCCGTTCGCTCGCGGGAACGTCGATACGAGTCACGTTCGATCCTCCCGACTCAGAGGTACTCGCACTCGGCGGGAAAAGCTGGGAAGCGGGCCTCACGGTCGCACTAGTCGCTAGCCTCCGGAGACAGTCCCCTCCACGAACTACGCTGATCACGGGCATCGTGAACAACGAAGGAGTGTTGCTTCCCGTCGGTAAAATCGAAGCGAAGGCCCGCGCTGCGCGAGCGTTCGGAGCGGCGAAACTGATCGTTTCTGAGGGCAGTTCGTCTGACGTGACGGTTCAGGGGATTCGTGTCGTCGAGGTCGCGTCGATCAGGGATGCACTCGATCGTCTGTTGTGA
- a CDS encoding cupredoxin domain-containing protein, with product MTDSLTRRRMLQLTGGAAVVGLAGCTGTQNNDGGTPTESGHDDSGTESGHSDEEDGHDEAVGAPSDAAEVNMITEDGGYHFEPHVVRVNVGGTVTWHNESGSHSTTAYHPDNDQLQHGMGMGMGGEAKDQPQLVPDGAASWDSGLYTEQGATFEHTFETEGVYHYYCTPHESLGMIGSVIVGEPDPHEQVALEDPPADKPERVREKLEELNGIVSTALGDDHE from the coding sequence ATGACCGACTCACTCACGCGACGACGGATGCTTCAGCTGACTGGCGGTGCGGCAGTCGTTGGGCTTGCCGGATGCACTGGAACGCAGAACAACGACGGCGGAACGCCGACCGAAAGTGGCCACGACGACAGCGGCACGGAGTCCGGCCACAGCGACGAGGAGGATGGCCACGACGAAGCGGTCGGGGCGCCGTCCGATGCGGCCGAAGTGAATATGATTACTGAGGACGGGGGCTATCACTTCGAGCCACACGTCGTGCGGGTGAACGTCGGTGGGACCGTGACCTGGCACAACGAGAGCGGAAGCCACTCGACGACCGCGTACCATCCCGACAACGACCAGCTCCAGCACGGCATGGGTATGGGAATGGGCGGTGAAGCGAAGGACCAGCCCCAGCTCGTTCCCGATGGTGCTGCATCATGGGATAGCGGTCTCTATACCGAACAAGGCGCAACGTTCGAACACACGTTCGAGACCGAAGGCGTCTACCACTACTACTGTACGCCCCACGAGAGCCTCGGCATGATCGGGAGCGTCATCGTCGGTGAACCGGATCCCCACGAGCAGGTCGCCTTGGAAGACCCGCCGGCCGACAAGCCCGAGCGCGTTCGCGAGAAGCTCGAAGAACTGAACGGGATAGTCAGCACAGCTCTCGGCGACGACCACGAGTGA
- a CDS encoding IS630 family transposase (programmed frameshift) yields MDHLDEISVEELQTALDNVEGKKPTQRLLAAIAYKNGLTQTELAEWYDVQRRTIYSWLKRLDTDESLEQAVTDAHRSGRNRKLSEQEQQEFEEIVHESPEEVGVDAPAWTPALVQQYLDETYDVEYSIPSCRRLLNEAGLSYQKPRRTAAESDADEQEAFRENLKKKRRKMDATVVCIDQTKKSVQVEPRAAWFPRGTRPSVELSGQREWTCLLGAITEDGDRFFSRFEEYVTADHAKHFILALCQEFEDDLIVVLDGASYFQASAVTDLTARDDLAFVTLPAYSPELNPVEECWRQLQTALNNRFFDSLGELTTAIDTALDQLSIPKMSNYF; encoded by the exons GTGGATCATCTCGACGAGATCTCTGTCGAGGAACTACAAACTGCCCTCGACAATGTGGAAGGAAAGAAGCCGACACAACGGCTCTTAGCCGCAATAGCGTACAAAAACGGTCTTACGCAAACTGAACTAGCTGAGTGGTACGACGTTCAGCGGCGAACGATCTACAGTTGGCTCAAGCGACTCGACACCGACGAGTCGCTTGAGCAGGCTGTTACTGATGCTCATCGATCTGGGAGAAATCGAAAGCTTTCAGAACAAGAGCAACAAGAGTTCGAAGAAATTGTCCACGAATCTCCCGAAGAAGTTGGCGTTGACGCGCCGGCGTGGACGCCGGCGCTCGTCCAGCAATACCTTGACGAGACCTACGATGTCGAGTACTCAATCCCGAGTTGTCGGCGGTTGCTTAACGAAGCGGGATTGAGCTATCAAAAACCTCGCCGTACAGCCGCTGAATCTGATGCTGATGAGCAAGAAGCGTTCCGTGAGAATCTCA AAAAAAAGCGGCGGAAAATGGATGCCACGGTAGTCTGCATCGATCAAACCAAGAAATCTGTGCAAGTTGAGCCGCGTGCCGCGTGGTTTCCTCGCGGCACGCGGCCGTCTGTCGAATTATCCGGACAACGTGAGTGGACGTGTCTCTTGGGCGCGATCACCGAAGACGGTGATCGCTTTTTCTCTCGATTTGAAGAGTACGTTACCGCCGATCACGCAAAACATTTCATTCTCGCATTATGCCAAGAGTTTGAAGATGACTTGATCGTTGTGTTGGATGGAGCATCGTACTTTCAGGCGTCGGCCGTCACGGACCTGACGGCCCGTGACGACCTCGCCTTCGTCACGCTCCCGGCGTATTCGCCGGAACTCAATCCGGTCGAAGAGTGCTGGAGACAGTTACAAACGGCTCTCAACAACCGGTTCTTCGACTCACTTGGCGAGTTGACAACGGCGATCGATACCGCACTTGATCAACTCTCCATTCCAAAAATGAGCAATTATTTCTAA
- a CDS encoding permease, with the protein MQAALVDGILESLRIGVGFLWTAAWAIIMGLVITSLVQVYVSKERMAKVLGEGNLSGLTKATVFGAASSGCSFGAVAIGKGLFKKGAHTVNFFAFMFASTNLIVELGLMILILLGWEFLVAELLGGVILIAVMAVLVHLTLPENLFEQVREELNQRDHDQGITEDPTCGMEGKDEYSLVTDGGETLKFCSEGCMETYQQEAASSGGWRDELLSWGGWYKVGNQYRKEWSMIWTDIIAGFLISGFVIVFVPQWVWNTLFLQGDGLLVSAENAIMGVAIAVLSFVGSMGNVPFAVALWGGGISFAGVIAFVYADLITVPVLNVYRKYYGWKVMLYILGIFFVTMAFTGFLMEELFSALGIVPNLAGGETASEQTYFELDYTFYLNILAFALSGFLLYVYRRGLGAPGQYRDPVCGMRTDDSGPSLTHDGETYHFCSDRCKRSFEKRPSEFAQQHPQVSETGSSQSHEHH; encoded by the coding sequence ATGCAAGCCGCCCTCGTTGACGGAATCCTCGAGTCCTTACGAATAGGTGTCGGCTTCCTCTGGACCGCTGCGTGGGCGATCATCATGGGGCTCGTCATCACGAGTCTCGTTCAGGTTTACGTCTCGAAAGAGCGGATGGCCAAAGTACTCGGAGAGGGGAATCTGAGTGGCCTCACGAAAGCAACTGTATTCGGCGCGGCGAGTAGTGGTTGTAGCTTCGGTGCGGTCGCCATTGGGAAGGGGCTGTTCAAGAAGGGAGCGCACACGGTGAACTTCTTCGCGTTCATGTTCGCCTCGACGAACCTCATCGTCGAACTCGGCCTGATGATCCTGATCCTCCTCGGCTGGGAGTTCCTGGTTGCCGAACTCCTCGGTGGTGTCATTCTCATTGCTGTGATGGCGGTCCTCGTCCATCTGACCCTCCCCGAGAACCTCTTCGAGCAAGTGCGGGAGGAACTGAATCAACGCGACCACGACCAAGGAATCACCGAAGACCCGACCTGCGGGATGGAAGGAAAAGACGAGTACTCGCTGGTGACTGACGGCGGCGAGACGCTGAAGTTCTGTTCGGAAGGTTGCATGGAGACGTACCAGCAGGAAGCCGCAAGTAGCGGCGGGTGGCGTGACGAACTGCTCTCGTGGGGGGGCTGGTACAAAGTCGGGAACCAGTACCGCAAGGAGTGGTCGATGATCTGGACGGACATCATCGCGGGCTTTCTCATCTCGGGGTTCGTCATCGTCTTCGTTCCGCAGTGGGTCTGGAACACGCTCTTCCTCCAGGGCGATGGATTGTTGGTAAGCGCAGAGAACGCCATCATGGGTGTAGCGATCGCCGTCCTCAGCTTCGTCGGGAGCATGGGGAACGTTCCCTTTGCGGTTGCCCTCTGGGGCGGCGGCATCAGCTTCGCCGGCGTCATCGCGTTCGTCTACGCCGACCTCATCACGGTCCCCGTCCTGAACGTCTACCGGAAGTACTACGGCTGGAAGGTGATGCTGTACATCCTCGGTATCTTCTTCGTGACGATGGCGTTCACAGGCTTTCTCATGGAGGAACTGTTCAGCGCTCTCGGCATCGTCCCGAATCTCGCTGGCGGGGAGACAGCCTCCGAACAGACGTACTTCGAACTTGACTACACGTTCTACCTCAACATCCTCGCATTCGCGCTCTCTGGCTTCCTCCTCTACGTCTACCGACGCGGACTCGGTGCACCCGGGCAGTACCGCGACCCCGTCTGTGGGATGCGAACCGACGATAGCGGACCGAGTCTTACCCACGACGGCGAGACGTACCACTTCTGTTCGGACCGATGTAAGCGATCGTTCGAGAAGCGCCCCTCCGAATTTGCACAGCAACACCCACAGGTCTCAGAGACGGGGTCTTCCCAGAGCCATGAACATCACTGA
- the acnA gene encoding aconitate hydratase AcnA — protein MNELSPFDAIREFDFDGTSYKMADLTVLEEEGLCELDQLPVSIRVLLESVLRNVDGETITAEDVRNAASWEPDVPDVELPFTPSRVVLQDLTGVPAVVDLAALRSAVDRKGKDPTIVEPDVPCDLVIDHSVQVDYFGSEDAYERNVELEYERNGERYRSLKWAQQAFDDFRVVPPGTGIVHQVNLEYLGRVVHARGRNGEEWLLPDTLVGTDSHTPMIGGIGVVGWGVGGIEAEAAMLGQPITMKLPEVVGVRLTGELPEGATATDLVLHVTEQLREVGVVDRFVEFFGSGVSNLTVPDRATIANMAPEQGSTISMFPVDEATLEYLELTGRDEQHIELVREYLDAQGLFGEQNPEYTETVELDLSTITPSLAGPKRPQDRVAMGDMKTHFRGLVHGEFEDELDDIDEDAITRWISESSGSDDDRPDPDLPEPDVGDLTGRVEVDVNGESTEIGHGSVVVSAITSCTNTSNPSVMLAAGLLARNAVERGLDVPAYVKTSLAPGSRVVTEYLEASGLLPYLEDLGYNVVGYGCTTCIGNAGPLPEPIERAIDAEDLWTTSVLSGNRNFEARIHPKIRANYLASPPLVVAYGLAGRMDIDLEHDPLGTDDDGNPVYLSDIWPGADEIHAAVHDSVDSSMFEEKYAEVFEGDERWAALDAPTGDVYEWDDSSTYIREPPFFRGFPLEKPGVADVEDARTLMLLGDTVTTDHISPAGPFSREQPAGEWLVEQGVEPHEFNTYGARRGNHEVMMRGTFANVRIENQMLDDVEGGYTIHHPTDDQTTVFEASRRYREDDTPLVVFAGEELGTGSSRDWAAKGTDLLGVRATIAESYERIFRDNLVGMGVLPLQFVDDDSWESLGLDGSERIAIHGLDDGLDVNDELTVVAERADGSTVEFPVTAQVGTPAAVRYVENGGILHLVLRRLLTEE, from the coding sequence ATGAACGAATTGTCCCCGTTCGACGCAATCCGCGAATTTGATTTCGACGGCACCTCCTACAAGATGGCCGACCTCACAGTCCTCGAAGAGGAGGGGCTCTGCGAACTCGATCAGCTCCCCGTCAGTATCCGCGTTCTCCTCGAGTCCGTTCTCCGCAACGTCGACGGGGAGACGATAACCGCCGAGGACGTTCGCAACGCCGCGTCGTGGGAACCCGACGTCCCAGACGTCGAACTCCCGTTCACGCCCTCCCGCGTCGTCCTGCAGGACCTCACCGGCGTCCCTGCCGTGGTCGACCTCGCAGCACTCCGATCAGCGGTCGATCGCAAGGGCAAAGATCCAACCATCGTCGAGCCGGACGTCCCGTGCGATCTCGTGATCGACCACAGCGTGCAGGTCGACTACTTCGGCTCCGAGGATGCCTACGAGCGCAACGTCGAACTGGAGTACGAGCGCAACGGCGAGCGGTACCGTTCCCTCAAGTGGGCCCAACAGGCGTTCGACGACTTCCGCGTCGTCCCGCCGGGGACTGGTATCGTCCACCAGGTGAACCTCGAGTACCTCGGGCGGGTTGTCCACGCCCGCGGGCGGAATGGAGAAGAGTGGCTCCTGCCGGACACGCTCGTGGGGACGGACAGCCATACGCCGATGATCGGCGGTATCGGCGTCGTCGGCTGGGGTGTCGGCGGCATCGAAGCTGAAGCGGCGATGCTCGGCCAGCCGATCACGATGAAGCTTCCCGAGGTGGTCGGTGTCCGGCTCACCGGCGAACTTCCCGAGGGCGCGACCGCGACGGACCTCGTCCTTCACGTTACTGAGCAGCTTCGGGAGGTCGGCGTCGTCGATCGGTTCGTCGAATTCTTCGGCTCTGGTGTATCGAATCTCACCGTTCCAGACAGGGCGACCATCGCGAACATGGCGCCCGAACAGGGTTCGACCATCAGTATGTTCCCCGTCGACGAAGCAACGCTCGAGTACCTCGAACTCACGGGCCGCGACGAGCAGCACATCGAACTCGTTCGCGAATATCTCGACGCACAGGGGCTGTTCGGTGAACAGAACCCCGAATACACCGAGACGGTCGAACTCGATCTCTCGACGATCACTCCCAGCCTCGCCGGGCCGAAACGCCCCCAGGATCGCGTCGCAATGGGCGACATGAAGACGCACTTCCGGGGACTGGTCCACGGCGAATTCGAGGACGAACTCGACGATATCGACGAAGATGCGATCACACGATGGATCAGCGAGAGCAGCGGTTCCGACGACGACCGACCCGACCCCGATCTTCCGGAACCAGACGTCGGTGATCTCACCGGCCGAGTCGAAGTCGACGTGAACGGCGAGTCGACCGAGATCGGGCACGGCAGTGTCGTCGTCAGCGCCATCACCAGTTGTACGAACACGTCGAACCCGTCCGTGATGCTCGCGGCGGGGCTGCTCGCCCGCAACGCCGTCGAACGAGGGCTCGACGTTCCGGCGTACGTCAAAACGAGTCTCGCACCGGGCAGCCGAGTCGTCACCGAATACCTCGAAGCCTCGGGGCTACTTCCCTATCTGGAAGACCTCGGCTACAACGTCGTCGGCTACGGCTGTACGACCTGCATCGGAAACGCTGGGCCGCTTCCCGAGCCGATCGAACGCGCGATCGACGCCGAGGACCTCTGGACGACGAGCGTCCTCTCCGGCAACCGGAACTTCGAGGCACGCATCCACCCGAAGATCCGGGCGAACTACCTTGCCAGTCCACCGCTCGTGGTCGCCTACGGACTCGCCGGGCGCATGGATATCGATCTCGAACACGATCCGCTCGGCACCGACGACGACGGCAATCCGGTCTACCTCTCTGACATCTGGCCCGGCGCCGACGAGATCCACGCGGCGGTCCACGACAGTGTCGATTCCTCGATGTTCGAAGAGAAGTACGCCGAAGTGTTCGAAGGTGACGAGCGCTGGGCGGCACTCGACGCCCCGACTGGTGACGTCTACGAGTGGGACGACTCCTCGACGTACATCCGCGAGCCACCGTTCTTCAGGGGTTTCCCGCTGGAGAAGCCCGGCGTCGCAGACGTCGAAGACGCCCGCACGCTGATGCTGCTCGGTGATACGGTCACGACCGATCACATCAGTCCCGCCGGGCCGTTCAGCCGTGAGCAACCGGCCGGAGAGTGGCTCGTTGAACAGGGCGTCGAACCCCACGAGTTCAACACGTACGGCGCTCGCCGGGGCAACCACGAGGTGATGATGCGTGGCACCTTCGCCAACGTTCGCATCGAGAACCAGATGCTTGACGACGTCGAAGGCGGCTACACGATCCATCACCCAACCGACGACCAGACGACGGTCTTCGAAGCCAGCCGCCGCTATCGCGAGGACGACACGCCCCTCGTCGTGTTCGCCGGCGAGGAGCTTGGAACAGGGTCGAGCCGGGACTGGGCGGCAAAGGGAACGGATCTGCTGGGTGTCCGTGCGACGATCGCCGAGAGCTACGAGCGCATCTTCCGTGACAACCTCGTCGGGATGGGTGTCTTGCCGCTCCAGTTCGTCGACGATGACTCGTGGGAGTCGCTCGGCCTCGATGGATCGGAACGGATCGCGATTCACGGCCTAGACGACGGTCTAGACGTGAACGACGAACTCACCGTCGTCGCAGAACGTGCCGATGGCTCGACCGTCGAATTCCCGGTCACGGCACAGGTTGGGACGCCGGCAGCCGTTCGATACGTCGAAAATGGCGGAATCCTTCATCTGGTGCTCCGCCGATTGCTTACCGAGGAGTAG
- a CDS encoding helix-turn-helix transcriptional regulator: protein MNRRRADAVVGLLVVAVVTIGGALSWQAYQQQQAVEQMGSMMDTSMGAVHGTNPLWYVLGTILVSAVIGGGYLMIRDDLTSTEAVNQQRSDASDRIDRESPGSSDNTAQSNDAINPETQPRARVLDLLPDDERRILEPVLSSPGLTQIELRDRSDFSKSKVSQTVSALEKRGLLYRERQGRTYRIYPSDDLQQSQN from the coding sequence ATGAATCGACGTCGAGCCGATGCAGTAGTCGGTCTCCTCGTCGTTGCCGTCGTAACCATCGGCGGAGCGCTCAGCTGGCAAGCGTATCAGCAACAGCAGGCCGTCGAACAAATGGGATCGATGATGGATACGTCGATGGGGGCAGTTCACGGAACCAATCCACTCTGGTACGTCCTCGGGACCATCCTCGTCTCGGCTGTCATCGGTGGTGGGTATCTGATGATTCGCGACGACCTCACCAGCACGGAGGCAGTCAATCAGCAACGGAGTGATGCATCGGATAGAATTGATCGAGAGAGCCCTGGGTCATCTGACAACACTGCTCAATCGAATGATGCCATCAACCCAGAAACCCAGCCTCGGGCTCGCGTGCTGGATTTGTTGCCGGACGACGAACGCCGCATCCTCGAACCGGTCCTCTCCTCACCCGGTCTCACGCAGATCGAACTCCGCGATCGCTCGGATTTCTCGAAGAGCAAGGTAAGCCAGACGGTCAGCGCTCTCGAGAAGCGCGGTCTGCTGTACCGCGAGCGGCAGGGACGGACGTATCGAATCTATCCGAGTGACGACCTGCAGCAGAGTCAGAACTAA